A single genomic interval of Macadamia integrifolia cultivar HAES 741 chromosome 6, SCU_Mint_v3, whole genome shotgun sequence harbors:
- the LOC122081186 gene encoding jasmonoyl--L-amino acid synthetase JAR4-like, with translation MLKKMEEFDQEKVIEEFEELTKDAERVQRETLKKILNENCEAEYLKKWGLNGKTDPETYRACVPLVTHKDLEPYIQRIADGDSSSILTGKPITTISLSSGTTEGKPKFVPFNEELMYTTVQIYRISFAFRNREFPIVNEKALQFAYSSKQFKTKGGLAAGTATTNVFCGSNFKNTMKSIKSLCLSPDEVIFGSDFDQSLYCHLLCGLIFCDEVQTVSSIFAFSIVLAFRTFERVWEELCTDIREGVLSSRVTILSIRTAMSKLLKPNPELADLIIKKISGLNNWYGVIPELFPHAKYIYGIMTGSMEPYLKKLRHYAGGLPLLSSYYGASEGWIAANVNPRLPPELATFAVVPDIGYFEFIPIQDNFEDQGLDKTASTFIYRESEPVGLAEVKIGKEYEIILTNFAGLYRYRLGDVVKVVGFHNCTPELQFVCRKNLLLTINIDKNTEKDLQLAVEEATKLLLEEKLEVVDFTSQVEVSIDPGHYVIFWEISGEASEEVLNNCCTCLDQSFVDAGYVSARKVNAIGALELRVVKRGTFQKILDHYLGLGSAVSQFKTPRCVGPSNTRVLQILSENVIGSYFSTAFS, from the exons atgttgaagaagatggaggaaTTTGACCAGGAGAAGGTGATAGAGGAATTTGAAGAATTGACAAAAGATGCAGAGAGAGTTCAGAGAGAGACCCTCAAGAAGATTCTGAATGAAAATTGTGAAGCAGAGTACCTAAAGAAATGGGGTCTCAATGGAAAAACTGATCCTGAGACTTACAGGGCTTGTGTTCCACTGGTTACACATAAAGATTTGGAACCTTATATTCAAAGAATTGCAGATGGagattcttcttctattctcaCTGGAAAACCAATTACAACTATCTCTCTAAG TTCAGGAACTACAGAAGGGAAACCCAAGTTTGTCCCCTTCAATGAAGAATTGATGTATACCACAGTGCAGATATATCGGATATCATTTGCTTTCAGAAATCG GGAGTTCCCTATTGTGAATGAAAAAGCTTTACAGTTCGCCTACAGCAGCAAGCAGTTCAAAACAAAAGGAGGTTTGGCAGCAGGCACTGCGACTACAAATGTCTTCTGTGGCTCAAATTTCAAGaatacaatgaaatcaataaaatcACTGTGTCTCAGCCCAGACGAAGTAATATTTGGTTCGGACTTCGACCAATCCTTGTATTGCCATCTCCTGTGTGGGCTCATCTTCTGTGATGAGGTTCAGACTGTGTCTTCTATATTTGCCTTCAGCATAGTCCTTGCATTCCGGACTTTTGAACGAGTCTGGGAGGAACTCTGTACTGATATTCGTGAAGGAGTCCTCAGTAGTCGAGTCACTATTCTTTCCATTCGAACAGCAATGTCGAAACTTCTCAAGCCTAACCCTGAACTGGCAGATTTGATTATTAAGAAAATCTCTGGTTTGAATAATTGGTATGGCGTAATACCAGAACTTTTTCCTCATGCTAAATACATATATGGAATCATGACGGGTTCTATGGAGCCTTATTTGAAGAAATTGAGACATTATGCTGGTGGGCTACCACTGCTGAGTTCATACTACGGGGCTTCTGAAGGATGGATTGCTGCAAATGTGAATCCAAGATTGCCTCCTGAGCTGGCCACTTTTGCAGTGGTTCCTGATATTGGCTATTTTGAATTCATCCCCATTCAGGATAACTTTGAAGATCAAGGGTTGGATAAAACTGCTTCTACCTTCATTTATAGAGAATCAGAACCAGTTGGTCTCGCTGAAGTTAAGATCGGGAAAGAGTATGAGATAATCCTCACCAATTTTGCAG GTTTATATAGGTATAGGCTAGGGGATGTGGTGAAGGTGGTGGGCTTCCACAACTGTACTCCAGAGCTCCAATTTGTTTGCCGGAAGAATCTGCTACTCACAATCAATATAGATAAGAACACAGAGAAAGACTTACAGCTCGCCGTAGAAGAAGCAACCAAGCTATTGTTAGAAGAAAAGCTTGAAGTTGTTGACTTCACAAGCCAAGTAGAGGTGTCCATAGATCCTGGCCACTATGTGATCTTCTGGGAGATCAGTGGTGAGGCAAGTGAAGAGGTCCTAAACAATTGTTGCACTTGCTTAGATCAGTCTTTTGTGGATGCTGGCTATGTTAGTGCTCGCAAAGTCAATGCAATTGGAGCACTTGAACTAAGGGTGGTGAAGAGGGGAACATTCCAAAAAATTCTAGATCATTACTTGGGCCTTGGGTCTGCTGTTAGCCAGTTCAAGACCCCAAGATGTGTGGGACCCTCAAACACTCGGGTCTTGCAGATCCTTTCTGAAAATGTGATTGGGAGTTACTTTAGTACAGCTTTTTCTTGA
- the LOC122080653 gene encoding probable glutathione S-transferase, whose translation MGEIKLFGTWASPYSYRVIWALKLKGIDYEYMEEDISNKSDLLLQYNPVHKKIPVLVHGGKPIVESMIILEYIEETWPENPLLPTDPYEKSIARFWAKFIEDKGSQIWKFFTTTGEEHVLATKESLEMLRSIEEHGLGEKKFFGGETIGYADLAFGGTAHWLGVMEDIVGVKLIEPNTFPRLHAWIQNFKQVPLIRDNLPDRDQMFHMFKRRREMLLASAPSQ comes from the exons ATGGGAGAAATTAAGCTGTTTGGAACTTGGGCAAGCCCATATAGCTACAGAGTCATATGGGCTCTGAAACTgaagggaatagactatgaatACATGGAAGAAGATATCTCCAACAAGAGTGATTTGCTTTTGCAGTACAACCCAGTTCACAAGAAGATCCCTGTTCTTGTTCATGGTGGAAAACCAATAGTAGAATCTATGATCATCCTTGAATACATCGAAGAGACGTGGCCGGAGAATCCCCTGCTTCCAACTGATCCTTACGAGAAATCCATCGCACGATTTTGGGCCAAATTCATTGAGGATAAG ggtaGTCAAATTTGGAAGTTCTTTACAACTACAGGTGAAGAACATGTTCTAGCCACTAAAGAGAGCTTGGAAATGTTGAGAAGTATTGAAGAACATGGGCttggagaaaagaaattttttggtgGAGAAACGATTGGATATGCAGACTTGGCCTTTGGAGGGACGGCTCACTGGCTGGGAGTGATGGAAGATATAGTAGGGGTTAAGTTGATTGAACCTAATACCTTCCCTCGCTTGCATGCTTGGATACAAAATTTCAAGCAAGTCCCTCTTATTAGAGATAACCTTCCTGATCGTGATCAGATGTTCCACATGTTCAAGCGTCGCAGGGAGATGCTTTTGGCATCAGCACCATCACaatag
- the LOC122081618 gene encoding exocyst complex component EXO84B-like, with amino-acid sequence MASVVKSSRSKAPAPPTADSLDSGSWSGQHTGGNGGAGNNTGSLGEKLKVFKSSQFDPHAFVTSKCETMSEKEIRRLCSYLLDLKKASAEEMRKSVYANYAAFIRTSKEISDLEGELLSIRNLLSTQSALIHALAEGVHLDSLSAGPEGSTGKEVFTYEDREPSKIEKWSVEFPDTLEVLLAEKRVDEALAVLDEGESIAEEASDRKTLSPAALLSLQSAIAEHRQKLADQLAEAACQPSIHGVELRSVVLALRKLGDGPRAHTLLLDAHFRKLHYNMQSLRPSNAACGGAYTTALSQLVFSAIAQAASDSLAVFGEEPAYASEFVTWSIKQTVSFAHLVKRHALASCAAAGGLRAAAECVQIALGYCSLLEARGLALCPVLLKLFRPSVEQALNANLKRIEESSAALAAADDWVLTYPPLGTRPLGRSSTASLGSVISSQPKLSSSAHKFNSMVQEFFEDVGPLLSMQLGGHTLEGLLQVFNSYVNLLINALPGSMDDEGNFEGSRNKIVRMAETEAQQIALLANASLLADDLLPRAAMKLSPMYQAGGKDEPPRRASDKQNRIIPEQREWKRRLQRSVDRLRDSFCRQHVLDLIFTEEGETHLSAEMYISIDDNVDEPEWFPSPIFQDLFLKLNRMAVAAADMFVGRERFATILFMRLAETVILWLSDDQAFWEEIEAGPKNFGPYGLQQLYLDMEFVILFSSQGRYLSRNLHQVIKDIISRAIEAFAATGMDPYSVLPEDEWFAEFAQIALKTLTGKTKFSSDDRDIASPTASISAQSISSVISHGST; translated from the exons ATGGCTTCGGTGGTGAAGTCATCTCGGTCGAAAGCGCCAGCCCCGCCAACTGCAGACTCACTAGATAGCGGTAGCTGGAGCGGGCAGCACACCGGTGGCAACGGTGGCGCCGGCAACAACACCGGTTCGCTTGGTGAGAAACTGAAGGTCTTCAAGTCGTCTCAATTTGATCCGCATGCCTTTGTCACATCTAAATGTGAAACCATGAGTGAGAAg GAAATAAGGCGCTTGTGCTCTTATCTCTTAGATTTGAAGAAGGCTTCTGCGGAGGAAATGCGTAAAAGTGTGTATGCGAACTATGCAGCCTTTATACG CACATCAAAGGAGATTTCCGATCTTGAAGGCGAGCTCCTTTCAATAAGAAATCTGCTATCAACTCAGTCAGCTCTCATTCATGCTTTAGCTGAAGGAGTTCATCTTGATTCCTTATCTGCTGGCCCTGAAGGTTCAACAGGAAAGGAAGTTTTTACTTATGAAGATAGAGAGCCTTCTAAAATAGAGAAGTGGTCAGTAGAATTTCCTGACACCCTTGAAGTTTTATTAGCTGAGAAGAGGGTAGACGAAGCTTTAGCTGTCCTTGATGAAGGAGAAAGCATAGCTGAAGAAGCAAGTGACAGGAAAACATTGAGCCCAGCTGCACTCTTATCATTGCAGAGTGCTATTGCTGAGCATAGGCAAAAATTGGCTGATCAGCTTGCAGAGGCCGCTTGCCAACCTTCTATTCATGGTGTTGAACTCCGATCGGTAGTATTAGCTTTGAGAAAACTTGGGGATGGACCCCGTGCACATACTTTGTTGCTTGACGCGCATTTCCGCAAGCTTCATTATAACATGCAAAGTCTTCGTCCTTCAAATGCTGCATGTGGAGGGGCATATACTACTGCACTATCGCAACTCGTCTTCTCCGCCATTGCTCAAGCAGCAAGTGATTCATTGGCAGTATTTGGTGAGGAGCCTGCATATGCATCTGAGTTTGTGACTTGGTCAATCAAACAAACAGTCTCTTTTGCCCATCTGGTGAAGAGACATGCATTAGCCTCATGTGCTGCTGCAGGAGGTCTAAGAGCTGCGGCTGAGTGTGTTCAAATAGCTTTGGGTTATTGCTCTTTGCTTGAAGCTCGTGGATTGGCCCTCTGTCCTGTCTTGTTGAAACTCTTTAGACCTAGTGTGGAGCAGGCATTGAatgccaatctaaaaagaaTTGAAGAGAGCAGTGCTGCACTAGCTGCAGCAGATGATTGGGTACTGACATATCCTCCACTTGGTACACGTCCATTAGGTAGATCTTCAACTGCTTCTCTTGGTAGTGTGATTTCCTCCCAGCCTAAGCTTTCAAGCAGTGCTCACAAATTTAATTCCATGGTTCAG GAATTCTTTGAGGATGTTGGTCCACTCCTGAGCATGCAGTTGGGTGGTCACACATTGGAAGGTCTATTGCAAGTATTCAACTCCTATGTAAACTTGCTGATAAATGCATTGCCAGGTTCAATGGATGATGAGGGAAACTTTGAAGGTTCTAGGAATAAAATTGTTAGGATGGCAGAGACTGAAGCCCAACAGATAGCTTTGTTAGCCAATGCATCTTTGTTAGCAGATGATTTGCTTCCACGTGCAGCCATGAAGCTTTCTCCTATGTATCAAGCTGGTGGAAAGGATGAACCCCCTAGAAGAGCTTCAGACAAGCAAAACCGTATTATTCCAGAGCAAAGGGAATGGAAGAGGCGGCTTCAACGTTCTGTTGATAGGTTGAGAGATAGCTTCTGCCGTCAGCATGTTCTTGATCTTATTTTTACAGAAGAGGGAGAAACACATTTGAGTGCAGAGATGTACATTAGTATAGATGATAATGTCGATGAACCTGAATGGTTTCCATCTCCAATCTTTCAG GATCTTTTCCTGAAACTAAACAGGATGGCAGTTGCAGCAGCAGATATGTTTGTTGGAAGGGAGAGGTTTGCAACAATTTTATTTATGAGACTTGCAGAGACTGTTATCTTGTGGCTTTCAGATGACCAAGCCTTCTGGGAGGAGATTGAAGCTGGTCCAAAGAATTTCGGTCCTTATGGGCTTCAACAA TTGTATTTGGACATGGAGTTTGTGATTCTTTTTTCATCGCAAGGACGTTACTTATCTCGTAATCTCCATCAAGTTATAAAAGACATCATCTCTAGAGCTATTGAAGCATTTGCTGCAACAGGAATGGATCcatatag TGTATTGCCAGAGGATGAATGGTTTGCTGAATTTGCTCAAATAGCACTGAAGACATTAACCGGCAAAACTAAGTTTAGCAGTGATGATCGAGATATTGCAAGCCCAACTGCTTCCATTTCTGCACAATCGATATCATCAGTAATTTCTCATGGAAGTACTTAA